In Pelosinus sp. UFO1, one genomic interval encodes:
- a CDS encoding glutamine synthetase, whose protein sequence is MINELLYVIPAGKYDKSELVELLKQHSEIKFVSLVGIDLAGNDTDEKIPMGIFLKDMDDFFRGSAVQTDGSSVVLTGIATLNNAKVDMPADANVNWFVDYNYDNIDEATGKPTGTLRIPAFLVHDGLRVDSRAVLADSLAYIKSELKSLFKKYPKVAGLEHINGEDIEDIVFTSGTELEFWVKTPVDKAEVAELSASQTLQEQYWQRTRGSVRTALEQTVVMLDNYGLKTEMGHKEVGGIKATIDEAGNLTHVCEQLEIDWRFADAMQAADNELQARIVVREVFRANGLEVTFKAKPIIGVAGNGEHTHVGFAAKMKSGKLVNLFAPTDMKADFMSAVGYGSIMGLLKNYEAINPFISSTNDALNRLKPGFEAPVCIVTSLGHTPEIPSRNRTILAGLVRDVNNPLATRFEVRAANPYTNTYVALSAIYLSMLDGVKGIVESGKNTKEILAELSKEAGVPGFYLEKDRAYRSEHDVFEDYTEEERNKLFSKPPATVWENMENLKKYPEKTQVIKTGNILRQEIIDAFVAGALIRWSTELVKRIIPENLAIVKATKPLHDAETAVDYDLYLWDKVNALRVELAKDTVAHKGIFTRIANAIASGDYDTASTLQVEMYGKVEELKAVYAQYKSNII, encoded by the coding sequence ATGATAAATGAATTGCTTTATGTGATTCCAGCTGGAAAATATGACAAAAGCGAATTGGTTGAGCTATTAAAACAACATTCAGAGATTAAGTTTGTTTCATTAGTGGGTATTGACCTTGCTGGTAATGACACTGATGAGAAAATTCCAATGGGAATATTCCTTAAAGATATGGATGATTTCTTTAGAGGAAGCGCAGTACAAACAGATGGTTCTTCTGTAGTACTTACAGGTATTGCTACTTTGAATAATGCAAAAGTAGATATGCCTGCCGATGCTAATGTAAATTGGTTTGTTGATTATAATTATGATAATATTGATGAAGCAACTGGCAAACCTACTGGTACACTTCGTATTCCAGCATTCCTTGTTCATGATGGATTGCGTGTTGATTCCCGTGCGGTATTAGCTGATAGTCTCGCTTACATAAAATCAGAACTGAAAAGTTTATTCAAAAAATATCCTAAAGTTGCTGGCCTTGAACATATCAATGGGGAAGACATTGAGGATATTGTTTTTACATCAGGAACGGAACTTGAGTTTTGGGTTAAGACACCAGTTGATAAAGCTGAAGTTGCAGAATTGTCAGCATCCCAGACTTTGCAAGAACAATACTGGCAACGTACCCGTGGCTCTGTGCGTACTGCATTAGAACAAACGGTTGTGATGTTAGATAATTACGGTTTGAAAACTGAAATGGGCCATAAAGAAGTTGGTGGGATTAAAGCCACTATTGATGAAGCTGGTAATTTGACTCATGTTTGCGAACAGCTAGAAATTGACTGGCGTTTCGCGGATGCTATGCAAGCAGCCGATAATGAATTACAAGCTCGTATTGTTGTAAGAGAAGTATTTAGAGCGAATGGTCTTGAAGTAACCTTTAAGGCAAAACCAATCATTGGTGTAGCTGGTAATGGTGAACATACTCATGTAGGTTTCGCTGCTAAAATGAAATCAGGCAAATTAGTGAACTTGTTTGCTCCTACTGACATGAAAGCTGATTTTATGAGTGCCGTTGGTTACGGTTCTATCATGGGTTTACTTAAAAACTATGAAGCGATCAACCCATTTATTTCTTCAACAAACGATGCATTGAATCGTTTGAAACCAGGTTTTGAAGCACCAGTTTGTATCGTAACTTCCCTTGGACATACGCCAGAAATTCCTTCACGTAATCGTACGATCCTTGCAGGCTTGGTACGTGACGTAAATAATCCATTAGCTACTCGTTTTGAAGTTCGTGCAGCGAATCCTTATACAAATACGTATGTTGCCTTATCTGCTATTTACTTAAGCATGCTTGACGGGGTTAAAGGGATTGTGGAGTCCGGTAAAAATACAAAAGAAATATTGGCTGAGTTGTCTAAAGAAGCAGGCGTTCCTGGGTTCTATTTAGAAAAGGACCGTGCTTATCGCAGCGAACATGATGTATTCGAAGATTATACAGAAGAAGAACGTAATAAATTATTTAGTAAACCTCCTGCTACTGTTTGGGAAAACATGGAGAACCTTAAAAAGTATCCAGAAAAAACCCAAGTAATTAAAACGGGTAATATTTTGCGTCAAGAAATTATTGATGCTTTCGTTGCAGGTGCTTTAATCCGTTGGTCAACAGAATTGGTTAAGAGAATTATTCCTGAAAACCTTGCTATTGTTAAAGCTACAAAACCTTTGCACGATGCAGAAACTGCAGTTGATTACGACTTATACCTTTGGGATAAAGTGAACGCCTTACGTGTAGAGTTGGCTAAAGATACTGTAGCTCACAAGGGTATTTTTACTCGTATTGCTAATGCCATTGCATCAGGCGATTATGACACTGCTTCTACTCTTCAAGTTGAAATGTATGGCAAAGTAGAAGAGTTGAAAGCTGTATACGCTCAATACAAATCTAACATTATTTAA
- the tpx gene encoding thiol peroxidase — protein sequence MSKRSDVVKFGGNPVTLIGTEVKIGDKAPEFTALSPDLSPLSLSDTKSKVRVISVVPSIDTSVCDIQTRWFNEEAAKIDGLTVLSISVDLPFALKKYCAAKDIATIKTISDHKDLDFGLKYGFVIEELRLLSRGTVVIDKNDIVRHVEYVANIGDQPDYDKVMAVVKQYI from the coding sequence ATGAGTAAACGTAGTGATGTTGTAAAATTCGGTGGCAATCCAGTGACACTAATTGGTACGGAAGTAAAGATCGGTGATAAGGCTCCTGAGTTCACTGCATTATCTCCAGATCTATCTCCTCTTTCACTTAGTGATACAAAAAGTAAGGTTCGCGTAATTAGCGTTGTACCTTCCATAGATACATCTGTTTGCGATATTCAAACTCGCTGGTTTAATGAAGAGGCTGCTAAAATTGATGGCTTAACGGTTTTATCAATCAGCGTTGACTTACCTTTTGCCTTGAAAAAATATTGTGCTGCAAAAGATATCGCCACCATAAAAACTATCTCTGATCACAAGGATCTTGATTTTGGTCTTAAATATGGATTTGTTATTGAAGAATTACGTCTTTTATCCCGCGGTACAGTGGTCATTGATAAAAATGACATTGTACGTCACGTAGAGTATGTTGCTAATATTGGTGATCAGCCTGATTACGATAAAGTAATGGCCGTTGTAAAGCAGTACATATAA
- a CDS encoding ferritin family protein, translating into MDVKLFSDLEGLRIAMDIEEQGRDFYQQAFDIAKEDAHKDLFCLLKNEEIIHFETFSKIFDTVNKNKEAASEEYLFDPETSRYLTVLAEGHIFPTAANAKVKIAEVTTVREILQMAIQAEKDSILFYDELATKSKFEEAKKIFTTLKAEEQTHVVKLRKILDTLA; encoded by the coding sequence ATGGATGTAAAATTATTTAGTGATCTTGAAGGCTTACGAATTGCGATGGATATAGAAGAGCAGGGGCGTGATTTTTATCAACAAGCTTTCGATATAGCAAAAGAAGATGCCCATAAAGATCTATTCTGTTTATTGAAAAACGAAGAAATTATTCATTTTGAAACATTTAGTAAAATTTTTGATACAGTAAATAAAAATAAAGAGGCGGCATCAGAGGAATACTTGTTTGATCCCGAGACTTCTCGTTATCTTACTGTGCTGGCAGAAGGTCATATATTCCCAACAGCAGCCAATGCGAAAGTTAAAATTGCCGAAGTGACAACAGTTCGCGAAATTTTACAAATGGCCATTCAAGCTGAAAAAGATTCTATATTGTTTTATGATGAATTAGCAACTAAATCAAAATTCGAAGAAGCTAAGAAAATTTTTACAACTCTTAAAGCAGAAGAACAAACTCATGTAGTTAAATTACGTAAAATTCTCGATACCTTAGCTTAA
- a CDS encoding DUF2970 domain-containing protein, with the protein MTKGMGKRAHHRQDMKKLNQTALTIGGVLGAICLIAVIVSLLYK; encoded by the coding sequence GTGACTAAAGGAATGGGAAAACGTGCTCATCACAGACAGGACATGAAAAAGTTAAATCAAACTGCACTTACGATTGGTGGTGTGTTAGGAGCTATTTGCTTAATAGCGGTCATCGTCTCTCTTTTGTATAAGTGA
- a CDS encoding Zn-dependent hydrolase, with the protein MIKDKEWVINEIEKIACFGKGPRGITRLAFSQTAVESQEYIISLMKQEGLVVTVDQIGNIIGRLEGKDNTLPAVATGSHLDTVPEGGKYDGVLGVIGGLAAMRRLKDRGGLTHPVELIVFASEESSRFGFATIGSKTMVGLANSIAWSKAKDQDGRSFPEVMLENQYDLEHLSAAARSSEDIKAFIELHIEQGRVLEKEGRTIGIVEAIAAPTRLKIIVEGVAAHSGSTPMEERQDALVSASMIVLAIQEIGLEQSSYGTVATVGMLKVHPGSINVIPGVVEMHVDIRGIDHESIIECLQDIKDAISAIAEEQETGVSIVMLSAEKPVKMNKEIMSLIKKVCNEKNVSYQFLHSRAGHDAMNLSRLAPTGMIFVPSKDGVSHNPDEYTKDDDIMVGIDILTETLYQLAK; encoded by the coding sequence ATGATTAAAGATAAAGAATGGGTAATAAATGAAATAGAGAAAATTGCCTGTTTTGGAAAGGGACCTCGCGGCATAACTCGCTTAGCTTTTAGCCAAACCGCTGTAGAATCGCAAGAATACATAATAAGCTTAATGAAGCAGGAAGGCCTAGTCGTCACAGTCGATCAAATTGGCAATATTATTGGTCGTCTAGAGGGCAAAGATAATACATTACCAGCAGTAGCTACGGGTTCCCATTTGGATACAGTACCAGAGGGGGGCAAGTATGACGGTGTACTTGGAGTAATTGGCGGATTAGCAGCGATGCGTCGTTTAAAAGATAGAGGGGGCTTAACACACCCAGTTGAGCTGATCGTTTTTGCTTCTGAAGAATCAAGTCGCTTTGGTTTTGCTACAATAGGAAGTAAAACTATGGTGGGATTAGCCAATAGCATTGCTTGGAGTAAGGCTAAAGACCAAGATGGCAGGAGTTTTCCAGAAGTAATGTTAGAGAATCAATATGATCTAGAGCATCTCAGCGCTGCAGCACGTAGTAGTGAAGACATAAAGGCTTTTATTGAACTTCATATTGAGCAAGGAAGAGTGCTAGAAAAGGAGGGAAGAACGATAGGGATAGTGGAAGCCATCGCTGCTCCTACACGTCTTAAGATTATAGTAGAGGGTGTAGCTGCTCATTCAGGCTCTACTCCTATGGAAGAGCGACAAGATGCCCTAGTAAGTGCTTCTATGATTGTGCTGGCTATACAAGAGATCGGACTCGAACAATCAAGCTACGGTACAGTAGCTACGGTAGGCATGCTCAAAGTCCACCCAGGTTCTATAAATGTTATTCCTGGTGTGGTGGAAATGCATGTAGACATTCGCGGCATAGATCATGAAAGTATTATTGAATGTTTACAGGATATTAAGGATGCGATTAGTGCAATTGCGGAAGAGCAAGAAACTGGGGTTTCCATCGTAATGCTTTCAGCAGAAAAACCTGTAAAAATGAATAAAGAAATTATGAGTCTTATTAAGAAGGTTTGTAATGAAAAAAATGTGTCTTACCAATTTTTACATAGCCGAGCAGGTCATGATGCTATGAATCTATCTCGCTTGGCACCAACGGGTATGATCTTTGTTCCTTCCAAAGATGGAGTCAGTCACAATCCAGATGAGTACACGAAGGATGACGATATAATGGTAGGAATTGATATTCTGACGGAAACGTTATATCAATTGGCAAAGTAG
- a CDS encoding 3D domain-containing protein, giving the protein MKKLIASICAVVAVHFFSPAMPVHAAALDEQLAQLVAQNASVDRIQQLLLLKKEWEQGNKQGLIENLAKAAINQSSQVSAANALVQGNVNQVVSNALRQQVEQKITDQAIPYGKELAAFAALFNNQSLAPKAVQENNSLTAAPQNYKRVLNMTSTAYAPGPLDNGKWGYKTYVGGAVRPGVAAVDPNVIPMGTKLWVEGYGEAVADDQGSAIKGNRIDLVFNNRQDALDYGIKNVKVYVLN; this is encoded by the coding sequence ATGAAAAAATTAATTGCCAGTATATGTGCAGTTGTGGCAGTTCACTTCTTTTCTCCTGCCATGCCAGTTCATGCTGCAGCCTTAGATGAGCAGTTGGCACAGTTGGTTGCGCAAAATGCTAGTGTTGATCGCATACAACAGCTGTTGCTATTAAAGAAAGAATGGGAGCAGGGAAATAAACAGGGACTAATAGAAAACTTGGCGAAAGCGGCTATAAACCAATCAAGTCAAGTGAGCGCTGCCAATGCCTTAGTGCAAGGTAATGTAAATCAAGTAGTAAGCAATGCTTTACGCCAACAGGTTGAGCAAAAGATTACAGATCAAGCAATTCCTTATGGAAAAGAATTAGCGGCGTTTGCTGCATTATTTAATAATCAGTCCTTAGCACCGAAAGCTGTCCAAGAGAATAATTCTCTGACAGCAGCACCTCAAAATTATAAGAGAGTATTAAATATGACTTCTACGGCCTATGCGCCTGGGCCATTAGATAATGGTAAATGGGGTTATAAAACCTATGTAGGTGGCGCTGTGCGCCCAGGAGTGGCCGCAGTAGATCCTAACGTCATTCCAATGGGAACCAAATTATGGGTAGAAGGTTATGGGGAAGCTGTCGCAGATGATCAAGGCAGCGCAATTAAAGGCAATCGTATTGATCTAGTCTTTAACAATCGTCAAGATGCTCTTGATTATGGAATTAAGAACGTAAAAGTATACGTATTAAATTAA
- a CDS encoding DHHA1 domain-containing protein: MTTTKLYHENAYIKEFNANIIQVSSLPNNRWAVILDRTAFYPESGGQPFDLGYLDDLAVIEVQEDGENVVHILEAEPITRSVQGRINWERRFDHMQQHSGQHILSGAFYSILKANTVGFHLGKESSQIDLDIEVLTPENLESVEVAANQVVIQAQAVHTHWLNQANLQSFPLRKPPAKDFSEIRLVEIANFDYSACCGTHVANTGEISCIKILSWERKKNGVRVDFVCGWRGLTDYQQKNTILHQLASCLSLPIPKILNGVEKQLQKLETTTKELALLKQELHRNLSITLYQQGEVINHHKLIVHTLTDASPNEVNYIAKELSSNPYTIALIAGINQEQTKVHLVFSASSDVALHMGQEVKKILPLLDGKGGGNEQSAQGGGSQIGELPAALTLARENIRKQL; encoded by the coding sequence TTGACAACTACAAAACTTTACCACGAAAATGCTTATATAAAAGAATTTAATGCCAATATCATACAGGTTAGCTCCTTACCTAATAATAGGTGGGCTGTCATCTTAGACCGAACTGCTTTTTATCCAGAATCAGGCGGACAACCCTTTGACCTTGGCTATCTTGACGATCTGGCTGTTATCGAAGTCCAGGAAGATGGCGAGAATGTCGTTCATATCCTTGAAGCAGAACCAATTACTCGCAGTGTACAGGGACGGATTAACTGGGAGAGGCGTTTTGATCATATGCAGCAACATAGCGGTCAACATATTCTCTCTGGTGCATTTTACTCTATACTAAAAGCAAATACTGTCGGCTTTCATTTAGGCAAAGAATCCAGCCAAATTGATTTGGATATTGAAGTTCTAACGCCTGAAAATCTAGAATCCGTAGAAGTAGCAGCCAATCAAGTTGTTATCCAAGCACAAGCCGTACATACTCACTGGTTGAATCAAGCTAACCTGCAAAGCTTCCCCTTACGCAAACCTCCTGCAAAGGACTTTTCTGAAATACGACTAGTGGAAATCGCTAATTTTGACTACTCTGCTTGCTGTGGTACTCATGTCGCCAATACAGGAGAAATTAGCTGCATTAAAATCCTCAGCTGGGAGCGTAAGAAAAATGGCGTGCGGGTTGATTTTGTCTGTGGCTGGCGCGGTCTCACCGACTATCAGCAAAAGAATACAATTCTGCATCAACTTGCAAGTTGCCTATCATTGCCTATTCCGAAGATTCTTAATGGCGTCGAAAAACAATTGCAGAAGTTAGAGACTACTACCAAAGAATTAGCCTTATTAAAGCAAGAATTACACCGCAATCTCTCAATTACTCTTTATCAACAGGGAGAAGTAATTAATCATCATAAATTAATTGTACATACTCTCACAGACGCTAGCCCTAACGAGGTGAATTATATCGCCAAGGAACTGAGTAGTAACCCCTATACCATCGCCCTTATCGCGGGGATAAATCAAGAACAAACTAAAGTTCACCTTGTTTTTTCAGCTTCATCGGATGTTGCTCTTCACATGGGTCAAGAAGTAAAAAAGATACTCCCTCTATTGGATGGAAAAGGTGGCGGAAATGAGCAATCTGCTCAAGGAGGCGGCAGTCAGATTGGCGAGCTCCCTGCCGCACTTACGTTAGCAAGAGAAAACATACGGAAACAATTGTAG
- a CDS encoding L,D-transpeptidase family protein — protein sequence MSLIFGMLGFEYMDEQELAAIENQPVTAPIGAVSIVVKVSQRVLEVYSDGNLHKTYRIAVGKSGTPTPIGEWNVVWKDYNWGTGFGTRWIGINVPWGIYGIHGTNKPWSIGQFASHGCIRMRNKDVEELFEWVPINTPVRIEGRKIKVERTLKFQMSGSDVALLQMKLKEFGYFNGRADGIFGSITKQAIETYQAEHNLEVTGIVTKQMAEILGI from the coding sequence ATGAGTCTTATCTTTGGGATGCTTGGTTTTGAGTATATGGATGAACAGGAACTAGCAGCTATTGAAAATCAGCCTGTTACTGCGCCGATAGGAGCAGTCAGCATTGTTGTTAAAGTCTCGCAGCGAGTCTTGGAAGTATATAGTGATGGAAACCTACATAAAACATACCGAATTGCGGTTGGTAAGAGTGGAACTCCGACACCCATTGGAGAATGGAATGTCGTATGGAAAGACTATAATTGGGGAACTGGATTTGGTACTCGTTGGATAGGGATTAATGTGCCCTGGGGAATTTATGGTATTCATGGTACAAACAAACCTTGGTCCATCGGACAATTTGCGAGCCACGGTTGTATTCGCATGCGGAATAAGGATGTGGAAGAATTATTTGAATGGGTGCCGATTAATACTCCTGTGCGCATTGAAGGTCGTAAGATAAAGGTAGAGCGCACGTTGAAATTTCAGATGTCCGGCTCGGATGTTGCTTTATTACAAATGAAATTAAAAGAGTTCGGTTACTTTAACGGACGGGCAGATGGAATCTTTGGGAGCATTACGAAACAGGCCATTGAAACCTATCAAGCAGAACATAATCTAGAAGTTACGGGTATAGTAACGAAGCAAATGGCAGAAATATTGGGCATTTAA
- a CDS encoding 3D domain-containing protein has product MKKFHVLAALIFCMLLSNVVAFAAPGDKLIKLGMRGEDVQMVQKSLLEKGFYVGEIDGVFGNATLKAIRDFQISNGLVADGVVGKETLLYLGRPGSAEGNPSRFGRSLTMSASGYSAYDDGNSNHTYGGNLVRKGLVAVDPGVIPLGTRLFIPGYGYAIADDIGGAIRGDKIDLAFDSHGEAMQFGRQRVTVYIVD; this is encoded by the coding sequence TTGAAAAAATTCCATGTATTAGCAGCATTGATTTTTTGTATGCTGCTAAGTAACGTTGTCGCTTTTGCCGCACCAGGGGACAAGCTTATTAAGCTAGGTATGCGCGGTGAAGATGTACAAATGGTACAAAAATCACTTTTAGAAAAAGGTTTCTACGTCGGTGAGATTGATGGTGTTTTTGGTAACGCAACACTAAAGGCAATAAGAGATTTTCAAATTAGCAATGGATTAGTAGCAGACGGAGTTGTTGGTAAGGAAACCTTACTGTATTTAGGGCGTCCTGGTAGCGCTGAAGGTAACCCAAGCAGATTTGGTAGATCACTTACTATGAGTGCATCTGGCTATAGTGCTTATGATGATGGAAACTCTAATCATACATATGGCGGTAATTTAGTTCGTAAAGGACTTGTAGCAGTTGATCCAGGGGTCATTCCCCTTGGAACCCGGTTATTTATACCCGGTTATGGCTACGCAATAGCAGATGATATTGGCGGCGCCATAAGAGGAGATAAGATCGATTTAGCATTTGATAGTCATGGGGAAGCCATGCAGTTTGGTAGACAACGGGTAACAGTATACATCGTGGATTAG
- a CDS encoding DMT family transporter, translating to MDISGNLLALSLAFISGILMAVQGSLNTGLSKVVGLLETTFIVHITGTILLLILLFAFQMGKGNLSLLSEAPWYAYLGGVVGVGIIYLVAASIPQVGVANATTAIIIGQVLTAIVIDHFGAFGLVQMAYGWNQIVGLILLAIGGKLLLS from the coding sequence TTGGATATATCAGGGAACTTACTTGCATTATCATTGGCCTTTATCTCGGGTATTCTTATGGCAGTACAAGGATCACTCAACACTGGACTAAGTAAAGTGGTTGGTCTCTTAGAAACAACATTTATTGTACATATTACAGGGACGATCTTGCTACTGATACTACTTTTTGCTTTCCAGATGGGAAAAGGCAATTTATCTCTTTTAAGTGAAGCACCTTGGTATGCTTACCTAGGTGGAGTGGTTGGCGTGGGTATTATCTATTTGGTGGCGGCTAGTATACCACAGGTAGGGGTTGCCAATGCTACAACGGCAATTATTATTGGACAAGTATTAACTGCCATTGTCATCGACCATTTTGGCGCATTTGGCTTGGTGCAGATGGCCTATGGTTGGAATCAAATAGTAGGTCTTATCTTATTGGCAATTGGTGGGAAGTTACTATTAAGTTAA
- a CDS encoding site-specific integrase, with translation MPSKIRNRGNNNYQFFVPNGYDATGKQQGFIKTVTASNQTEAKALYDLFLRDCVQGKVLASSIEKMTLSQFYDYWKEKFAIARYAKTTMACYNQVFVRINAALGHLRIDKIKPIQLVDFFAQLSKQDAKNNDTPFTDRSIAKYRELLQLLFSSALKWELTTSNPLEKLDKPRTRKKQKEIPTQEEVVKFFDCLSKAPLKSQLMCMLAFAGGLRREELSALKQGDFNAEKNTAKIERAATYIPGEGIHIGLTKTNNSERTISLPISVMKLRESYNAEIKALAMRRAKRNKVVLLDDPISSDKWLFSQPDGSIGHPHALNSFLKKFCFEHDLFNFTPHLLRHLHGSYLLRNGMDIAAVSKSLGHSKKSFTLDTYIHTIETIEDETASVMQNVLSSIKSQKKHAK, from the coding sequence ATGCCGTCTAAAATTAGGAATCGCGGCAACAACAATTATCAATTTTTTGTACCAAATGGGTATGACGCTACTGGTAAGCAGCAAGGTTTCATCAAAACTGTCACCGCCTCCAACCAGACAGAAGCTAAAGCGCTCTATGACTTATTTCTTCGTGATTGTGTGCAAGGTAAAGTTCTTGCATCAAGTATTGAAAAAATGACACTTAGCCAGTTTTATGATTACTGGAAAGAAAAATTTGCTATTGCACGTTATGCAAAAACAACAATGGCTTGTTATAACCAGGTGTTTGTTCGTATAAATGCCGCATTAGGACATTTGCGAATAGATAAGATTAAGCCTATTCAGTTGGTTGATTTCTTTGCTCAGCTTTCTAAACAGGACGCAAAAAATAACGATACACCGTTCACTGATCGAAGTATCGCTAAATATCGAGAGTTATTACAATTACTCTTTTCTTCTGCCCTAAAGTGGGAGCTCACTACCTCTAACCCGTTAGAAAAATTAGACAAACCCCGCACGAGGAAGAAACAAAAAGAAATACCCACTCAAGAAGAAGTTGTTAAATTCTTTGATTGCCTAAGTAAAGCACCATTAAAGAGTCAATTGATGTGTATGCTAGCCTTTGCTGGTGGATTAAGACGAGAAGAACTTTCGGCACTAAAGCAGGGTGATTTTAATGCTGAAAAAAATACCGCAAAGATTGAACGAGCAGCGACATACATTCCAGGAGAAGGAATACATATAGGGTTAACTAAAACAAATAACAGCGAAAGAACTATATCTCTCCCAATCTCGGTTATGAAATTAAGAGAGAGTTATAATGCGGAAATAAAAGCCCTTGCTATGCGAAGAGCAAAACGTAATAAAGTAGTCCTTCTAGATGATCCTATCAGTAGTGATAAGTGGCTCTTTTCTCAACCAGATGGAAGTATTGGTCACCCACACGCATTGAATTCATTCCTGAAGAAATTCTGCTTTGAACATGATTTATTTAACTTTACACCGCATTTACTAAGACACTTACACGGTTCTTACCTTTTACGTAATGGTATGGATATTGCAGCAGTAAGTAAAAGCTTAGGACATTCAAAAAAATCCTTTACCCTTGATACCTATATTCACACCATTGAAACTATCGAAGATGAAACAGCCTCAGTCATGCAAAATGTCTTAAGTAGTATAAAAAGTCAAAAAAAACATGCTAAATAA
- a CDS encoding ImmA/IrrE family metallo-endopeptidase, protein MIKAIVEKLIEKHKTNCPFTLAKNLNINILYEDLGSTMGYFSKDFRFKFIHINQSLNEKESIFTCAHELGHAIYHPDVNTPFLKRHTLFSVDKVEREANTFAVELLLPDKLLQEHADHSVFNLGKSVGIPTKLIHLKDT, encoded by the coding sequence ATGATAAAAGCAATTGTTGAAAAGTTAATAGAAAAGCATAAAACAAATTGTCCATTCACACTAGCTAAAAATTTGAATATTAATATCTTATATGAAGATTTGGGAAGCACTATGGGATACTTTAGTAAGGATTTTAGATTTAAGTTTATTCATATTAATCAATCTCTTAATGAAAAAGAAAGTATTTTTACATGTGCTCATGAACTCGGACATGCTATCTATCATCCAGATGTTAATACTCCATTCTTAAAACGTCATACACTATTTTCAGTTGATAAGGTTGAACGTGAAGCCAATACCTTTGCTGTAGAACTACTATTGCCCGATAAACTATTACAGGAACACGCTGATCATAGTGTATTTAATTTAGGAAAGTCAGTAGGAATCCCCACTAAATTAATACATTTAAAAGATACATAG
- a CDS encoding helix-turn-helix domain-containing protein, translating into MDKSYLKERRLQLGLTMLEVAKRVGVSEATISRWESGDIDNMKRDKIALLAKALEISPLLIVGIDEDDNTKKPSSLPPLTPRDERSIKKKLESVLNDLMPDSALAYYDGDEPMSDEDKELLRISLENTMRLAKQMAKQKFTPKKFKK; encoded by the coding sequence GTGGATAAATCTTATTTAAAAGAACGACGATTACAATTAGGTTTAACGATGCTTGAAGTTGCAAAAAGGGTCGGAGTAAGCGAAGCAACCATATCTCGATGGGAATCAGGGGATATAGATAATATGAAGAGAGATAAGATAGCCCTCTTAGCTAAAGCATTGGAGATATCCCCACTTCTAATAGTTGGAATTGATGAAGATGATAACACTAAAAAGCCGTCGTCCCTCCCACCTCTCACCCCCAGAGACGAACGAAGCATAAAGAAAAAATTAGAATCTGTTTTAAATGACCTTATGCCGGATAGCGCTCTTGCGTACTATGACGGTGATGAACCAATGAGTGACGAAGACAAAGAATTACTTCGTATCTCCCTTGAAAATACAATGCGCCTAGCAAAACAAATGGCAAAGCAGAAATTTACACCTAAAAAATTTAAGAAATAG
- a CDS encoding helix-turn-helix transcriptional regulator, whose protein sequence is MFNKHKFKASIIAAGMNMEDVANFLGLNTSTLYRKINGSSDFTRIEIKKIQDLLNLDMCKIGEIFFT, encoded by the coding sequence TTGTTCAATAAGCATAAATTTAAAGCTAGCATAATTGCTGCAGGAATGAATATGGAGGATGTAGCTAATTTTTTAGGGCTTAATACCTCGACATTATATCGAAAGATTAATGGTTCAAGTGACTTTACACGTATTGAAATAAAAAAAATACAAGATTTATTAAATCTTGATATGTGTAAAATAGGGGAAATTTTTTTTACTTAA